The Leptospira koniambonensis sequence GTACCATTGCAGGAAGATCAGGAGCCTCTTTAGAGTAGAACATTCCGCCCATTGGAGAAACGATCTCGTCTGAACTTGCCTTAGGAGCAGGTGCCAAAAATTTAATAAATGCGTCTCTTGTATCCGACTTCTTAAATTCTTCAGGGATTACCGGCTCTAGGTTCTCATCCACTCCCAATTTATAGAAACCTGATTTATTTCCAAGATTTGGAATGATTTTAAGCAATTCTAATCCGATTTGAAATCCTTTATGAGAAGAGATTGCATTTGCCCAAACAGCAGCATCTACACCTGCAGGAGCTTTTCCTGCAAATACAGAATCCCAGTCAGCAGAATCAGCTTTTTTGCCGGTTAGTTTTTCCAGTTCTTTATAAAATGCTAATGCAGATTGTAAAACTTGTTGGTCATGATCCCAGATCTGTTCAGAAGGAGATTGGTGTAATTCACCTTCCATATGCAGATAATAGTAAAGGTCGGAAAGAATATGGATTGGATTTCGGGCCCAAACCACCTGATCCTTTTCGATCTTCCAGGAAACATTTTCATGATAACCTAAGAAACCAGCTAAAACATGAGCGTCTGCGAGTAGTTCGCCAAGAGGTCTTGTTATCAGAGTAAGTTTACGGGAAAGAACCTTCTTTCCTTCTGCTGGAGCATTAGAAAGAATTTTTGTCCAAGCGACTTCCAGATCGATATCCTTGCCTAGGCTTTCTAAAGCACCCACTGCAGCAAGATAAGAGATCATAAATGCTGTAGAAGGTTTGAATAAAGGATCCTTTCCTAAGATCCAATGGATCAAACCATAATGAACAAGTAAATTAGTCTGTAAATCCTGGCCTCTAAGCTCAGTCTTTCTGAGAATATTTCCAAGTTTACGAAGGTTATCTTCTCTACTGGTTCCGTAAGTGATCAAAAGTGCGATGTTTGAATCGTAAGCACCAGCTACTTTATAATGTACGAATAGACCGGTATCAGGATTTCTAACTGAAATTCCTTGGTCATCTCTGATCTCTTCTGGTAGAGGTTTGGACCAATTTAAGATAACACCACCTGCGTGAGGTTGGATCGCCTTATTGGTAGCGTTGATACGAACTTCTGCACCGGAAATATTTCTAACGACTCGTTCTGGTTTAGGCAGTCTTTTTCCATGAAGAGCAAGAAGTGCCATAGCCTCGATCAAGCTGTCTACGATAAAGAATTCGGATTTGTTATCAGGATTTGTGAATTTCAAAGAGTAAACCATTTCAGTCACTCTATGTTCTACCTGGATCCTGGTGTTCATCTCCATGAAGAAGTGGTTGGTCCCTTCTACAATCAACTCGAAGGTGGAAACACTATTTAAAGCGACTGCTTCTCCGAATCTTTCGGATTGCTCTTCCATTTCTTTGAGGACTTGAAGGTCTGCCTTCATGATCTCTGCTTTTTTAGGAGATGTTTTTTCAAGAACAGCGATCTCGTTTTGTAAAAGTTCCTGAGTAAGAGAGATCTCAAGGAGTT is a genomic window containing:
- a CDS encoding biotin/lipoyl-containing protein yields the protein MIDYQNRRITFRESTTPWIHSFSLETIKCLIVCRGPVRKEAMEIFDQIGIREYGILLSEKDSVVYPMALAPELRDFRFPSNIHRVPDYMGAGAEEKAARIKQIIQIAKDNGYTHIFAGYGFMAEDSEFIEAIEESGITFMGPSSHVAHQAGSKDEAKKLARKLNVSVTPGVDTISATCLLKKAKDEKALVALAKEKGLNYTYNSSISIEENAESLLYAGYEKIVELVTIPELQAQAEIETAEIWKKYPSNRIRFKYVGGGGGKGQRVVSKPEEVKTAVQEILSESKVTAPGSNRNFLIELNIEKTRHNEIQLIGNGEWCLALGGRDCSVQMHEQKLLEISLTQELLQNEIAVLEKTSPKKAEIMKADLQVLKEMEEQSERFGEAVALNSVSTFELIVEGTNHFFMEMNTRIQVEHRVTEMVYSLKFTNPDNKSEFFIVDSLIEAMALLALHGKRLPKPERVVRNISGAEVRINATNKAIQPHAGGVILNWSKPLPEEIRDDQGISVRNPDTGLFVHYKVAGAYDSNIALLITYGTSREDNLRKLGNILRKTELRGQDLQTNLLVHYGLIHWILGKDPLFKPSTAFMISYLAAVGALESLGKDIDLEVAWTKILSNAPAEGKKVLSRKLTLITRPLGELLADAHVLAGFLGYHENVSWKIEKDQVVWARNPIHILSDLYYYLHMEGELHQSPSEQIWDHDQQVLQSALAFYKELEKLTGKKADSADWDSVFAGKAPAGVDAAVWANAISSHKGFQIGLELLKIIPNLGNKSGFYKLGVDENLEPVIPEEFKKSDTRDAFIKFLAPAPKASSDEIVSPMGGMFYSKEAPDLPAMVQEGEHFKAGQPLFIVEVMKMFNKITAPFSGTIKTVVLNDSDGKIIQKGQTIFKIVPDEVVKIETPEEIQDRKNKVTFSLL